Below is a genomic region from Echinicola rosea.
GTATTGGGCAGCTTTCTGAGAGTAGCTATGTACAGAATATAGTTAAGTTGGATGTGAGCAAATTAAAATCAAAAGAGAACCTATTAACCTATTAAATATAATAATATACAAACAATGAACTTACCCATCGCGAATAAGAAGACCAAGATTTTGGCTACAGTTGGGCCGGCTTCAAACAACGAAAAGACACTTACCGAACTGGTAAAGGCCGGAGTCAATGTTTTCAGGCTGAATTTTTCCCATGGAAACCATGAAGTGCATGCCGAAGTGATCCAGTTGATCCGTAAGATTAACAAAGACTATGGATTGAACGTAGGGATCTTGCAGGATTTACAAGGACCTAAAATCCGTGTCGGTGAAGTAGAAAACAATGGAGTGGAGATCAAAGAAGGCGATCCTATCACGATTACCAATGACGCGGTAATCGGTACGTCGTCTTTGGTGAGCACCGTTTACCAAAACCTTCCACAGGATGTAGTTGCTGGAGACAGGATTTTGATCGATGATGGTAATCTTGAGGTGGCCGTAAACAGTACTGATGGAAAAAATGTAAACTGTACCGTCGTACACGGAGGAATTCTAAAATCCAGAAAAGGCATCAACTTGCCCAATACGAAAGTGAGTGCACCATCACTGACAGAAAAGGATAAAGAGGACTTGGCGTTTGGCCTCGAAAATGAAGTGGATTGGATTGCGCTTAGTTTTGTCCGTTCTGCTGAGGATATCATTGACCTTAAGAAAAGAATAGATGCCAAAGGAAAAGCGTGTAAGATCGTAGCGAAGATCGAAAAGCCCGAAGCCCTTGACAACATCGATGAAATCATCGAAGTGACAGACGGTGTGATGGTGGCCCGTGGGGACCTTGGTGTGGAAGTGCCTATGGAGATGGTGCCGCTATGGCAAAAGAGAATAGTAGAAAAGTGCAAGCAAGCCAGCAAACCCGTGATCATTGCTACGCAGATGCTGGAAAGCATGATCCAAAACCCACGCCCTACCCGTGCAGAAACCAATGACGTGGCCAATGCCGTATTGGATGGTGCAGATGCAGTGATGCTTTCAGCCGAAACTGCTTCCGGTGCATATCCTGTCCATGCCGTCCAGGCAATGACCAAAGTGATCCAATATGTAGAGAACAATTCCGATGTTTACCATTACCTCTATGATATTCCAGAAAACAGTAATTACTTTGTGAGCAACAATGTCATCATGATGGCTTCTGGCCTGTCCAAAAATGTCAATGCGAAGGCCATTGTGGGGATTACCGCTTCTGGGTTTACGGCTTTTAGGATCGCTTCCCACCGACCATTTGCCAAAAACTTTGTGTTTACCCATAATAAGACGCTGATCACCCAACTTAGCTTAGTATGGGGCGTGACGGCTTATTTCTTTGAAGGAAAACAAGTATCGACTGATGATACCATTACATTTATCCAGGATACGCTGAAGGAAAAAGGCCATCTAAATGTAGGTGATATTATGATCAATACCGCTAGCATGCCACTACAGGACAAAGGCAAGACCAATATGCTTAAAATCCACATGGTGGAGTAGAAGGTCGTTACCTATAGGTTTTTAACCTGTGGCACCTCGTGGAAACGGGGTGCTTTTTTATTGGGTAAAGCCTAACTTGGAAAATGGGTAAGGAGTCATCTGTATCATTCAGATCGTTCTTCCTTCTTCGGGCTTCAAGCTTGCGACTTTACTCTTTCTTTGCTCTTTTCCCTTTAATCACAGCCAAGACTTCCTGTAGTTTAGCTACTGACAGGGCCCTTAGGAGCAACCATAAGCACCTTTTCCTGATCGACCATTACAGCACCAGCGGGTGAGCCTTTTACTTTTCTGACATATTTGCAAGGCGTGTAAATCACCGCGGCAAGAGATTCGTTTTTGCTTTTTGAGTAGTAGGCAGCCAACTCGGCGGCTCTTTCCAGGGTGGTTTGAGGAATGGGTTGGCCTGATTTGTATTTAATGATGACATGGGATCCTGCGACATCTTTAGCGTGAAGCCATACGTCATCTTTCCAACTGTAGTACCTGAGCATTTGGTCATTCGACTTAGCGGATTTGCCCACTAATATTTCAAAGTCATCTATTTCAAACCGCTTAAATGGGAGATTGGTTTGGTCTTCCTTGGGTTTTGTAGATAATTGATGGGTTTTGGAAAATGCTCTTAGTTCTTTAAAATTGTCAATAGGAGCCAGCTCTTCCAATAATGTTTCCAGCTGCAGGTAGTAATCTTCTTTCTCCGATAGATTCTTTTGGAGCTGTTGGATTTCTAGTTTCCTGTTTTTTGATTTACGGTAGAGGTTTTCGGCGTATTT
It encodes:
- the pyk gene encoding pyruvate kinase; this translates as MNLPIANKKTKILATVGPASNNEKTLTELVKAGVNVFRLNFSHGNHEVHAEVIQLIRKINKDYGLNVGILQDLQGPKIRVGEVENNGVEIKEGDPITITNDAVIGTSSLVSTVYQNLPQDVVAGDRILIDDGNLEVAVNSTDGKNVNCTVVHGGILKSRKGINLPNTKVSAPSLTEKDKEDLAFGLENEVDWIALSFVRSAEDIIDLKKRIDAKGKACKIVAKIEKPEALDNIDEIIEVTDGVMVARGDLGVEVPMEMVPLWQKRIVEKCKQASKPVIIATQMLESMIQNPRPTRAETNDVANAVLDGADAVMLSAETASGAYPVHAVQAMTKVIQYVENNSDVYHYLYDIPENSNYFVSNNVIMMASGLSKNVNAKAIVGITASGFTAFRIASHRPFAKNFVFTHNKTLITQLSLVWGVTAYFFEGKQVSTDDTITFIQDTLKEKGHLNVGDIMINTASMPLQDKGKTNMLKIHMVE